CGCCACGGCGAAGTCGTCGGCGACGAACCCGGCGTGCCTCGCGTGGAGGAGCACGATGGCGGGAAGGAGGATGATCCCGACGAGGCCGAGCCGGAACCCTGACTCTCGACGCACCGGCCGCGAGTGTGTCATGCGGCCCAGCGAGGGTCAAGGTGGCAGCGTGACGGGCCTTGCCGCTTCGGCTCGGTTGGCCGGAACGAGCCGTCAAGGATTACAATGCGGGTTCCCGTGCCAGTCAGGCGATCTGGCGGCCCGGCCCCCTCCGGGTCGCGCCCCTCCGCGCGGCGTGGCCGGCCAATACCAAGGAGCAGTCGATGACACGTGTGGCCCTCGCCCGGGCCGCGACGACACTGGCAGCTGGCGCCCTGCTGATCGCGGCGCTCGCTCCCGTCGTGGCGCGGGCCCAGTATCGTCAGCCGGACAACCCCGCGGCCGTGGTCCGCATCGCCGTCGTGGAATTCAAGAAGCTCGTCGATGCCGGGCAGGTCGTCGTGATCGACGTGCGCGGACCTGCCGAGTACGCCGCCGGACACATCCCCGGGGCGATCAGCGTGCCGCTCGAGACCGTCGCCGCCCGCGCGTCGACGTGGAAGGACTCGACCAAGCTGGTGGTGACGTATTGCGCTTGACCGGCCGAGAACACGAGCGCCCGTGCGGCGCTCACGCTCGCCCAGGCCGGAGTGAAGGACGCGCGCACGCTGCTCGGCGGGTGGGCCGCCTGGGTGTCCGCGGGCCATCCCGTGAGCAGGCGACCGACGCCCGAGTAGCCGGAGCCGATACGCCATGCCGACCGACGTCCCGATGATCGTTGGCCTCCTCGTGGGGCGCGAGTACGCGTTTCCACCGGCGTTTCTCGAGCGCGTGAACGCGCTCGGGGCGCCGCACGGCATCACGGCCGAGCACGTCAAGCTCGGAGGCACGCGGATGGGCGAACCCGCCCGCTACAAGGTCATCGTCGACCGGATCTCACACGAGGTCGACTACTACCGCGCGTACTTGAAGCACGCGGCCCTGTCGGGGACGTACGTGATCAACAACCCGTTCTGGTGGACGGCCGACGACAAGTTCTTCAACTACACGATTGCGTCCCGGCTCGGCGTGGCCATTCCGAAGACGGTCCTGCTGCCCCAAAAGGGGTACCCGGCCGACGTCGACATCCAGCCAGAGTCGCTGCGCAACCTGGAGTACCCGATCGACTGGGACGCGCTGCTCGACTACGTGGGGCGCCCCGCCATCCTCAAGCCGTACTCCGGCGGCGGCTGGAAGCACGTCTACAAGGTTCACACCCGCGAGGAGCTGCTCGCCGCCTACGACGGTACCGCGCCCTACTGCATGACGCTGCAGGAGTTCGTCGACTTCGATCGGTACGTGCGGTGCTTCACCTTCGGCAAGACCGACATCGTGCCCGTCGCCTACGACCCCAGGGAGCGCCGGTACATCGTCGATCACCACTACCTCGACGACGACCTGGGGGCGAGAGTCGTGCGTGACGCCCAGACGATCAACCTCGCGCTCGGCTACGAGATGAACACGATCGAGTTCGCGATCAAGGACGGCGTGCCGTACGCGATCGACTTCCTCAACCCGGCGCCCGATTTCGAGCGCGACCGCATCACCGACCACTACTTCGATCTGGTGCTCGACCGCATGTCGAAGCTCGTGGTCGACCGGGCCCTGAACGGACCGGTCTCGGGGCCGTGGCCGCGGTGGGCCGAGATGGTCCGACTCGGGGCCGCGTCGGGCTTCGTCGGCGAGCCGTCGAGCGGCGGGGAGTGAGGCCGTGGCGACGGGAGCCGCCGAGGCGTGGCACGCCCTGCTCAGGACCGACGTCGAGCTGTCGGCGGCGTACTGGGAGGCGCTCTCGGCCGACATGCGGGCGGCGCGCCTGACGTTTGGCGATCGTCTGCACTGTCCGTTCCTGCGACCGTTCTTCCTCGGCCGAGCCGACGTGCACCGGGTGACGCGCGTGGCCGAAGCCGTGGCGCGGGTGGGGGAGAGGGTCGTCGACGCCGCGATGGACTCGCCGGCGCTGCTCGACGACCTGGGGCTGTCGGACGCCGAGCGGGTACTCGCGGCGATCGAACCCGGGTACGGGACGGCGAGCACGGCATCGCGCCTCGACGCGTTCCTCCTGCCCGACGCGCTCAGCTTCGCCGAGTACAACGCCGAGTCGCCTGCCGGGCTCGGCTACTCGGAGACGCTCGCCGAGATTTTCGACGCGTTGCCGGTCATGGCGCGCTTCAGGTCGGACTACGACGCGTCGTTCTTCCGGCCGAGCAGCCAGATGCTCGACGCGCTGCTCGAGAGCTACCGCGACTGGGGCGGCACGGCCGACCCGCCGACCATCGCCATCGTCGACTGGCGTGACGTGCCGACCTGGACCGAGTTCGAGATCCTGCAGGCGCGCTTCGAGGCGCGCGGCGTGCCGACGCTCGTCTGCGATCCGCGCGAGCTCGTGTTCGACGGGACCACGCTCGCCGCCGAGGGGCGGCGGATCGACCTCGTCTACCGCCGCGTGCTGATCAACGACATCGTGGCCCGTCCCGACGAGACACGGGCGCTCGTCGACGCCTACCGGGCACGCGCGGCCTGCGTCGCCAACACCCTGCGGTGCAAGATCCCGCACAAGAAGGCGTTCTTCGCCGTGCTGACCGACGAGCGGTACCAGCACCTCTTCACCATCGAGGAGCGGGCGATGATCGCCGCTCACGTGCCGTGGACCCGGCTCCTGCGCGACGGCCGGACCACGGCGCCCGGCGGAGTCTCCATCGATCTCGTCGACTACGTCCGCCGGTTGCGCGACGACTTCGTGATCAAGCCGAACGACGAGTACGGGGGAAGCGGGGTGGTGCTCGGCTGGGAGTGCGACGCGCGCGCCTGGGACGAAGCGATCGCCCGGGCGCTTGCCGATACCTCCGGCGTCTGGGTGGCCCAGCGCAAGGTGCGCGTCAGGCGAGAGGTCTTTCCGCTGGTCGAGACGCCGCATCGTGTGGCGATGCGCGACATGCTCGTCGACCTCGCCCCCTACCTGTTCCGCGGTCGTGTCGGGGGCTTCCTCACGCGGTTGTCCGCGACCGGGCTGGCCAACGTCACGTCGGGTGGCGGGCAGGTGCCCGCCTTCGTGGTGGAGCCCAGGCAGGAGTAGCGCGTGCCGTTCGACTGCCAGGTCCGCCAGCGTTTCGGCCAGGACGCCTGCCTGCTCGATTGCCCGACGCGCGTTCCGGTCGGGGGCTTCCTCTTCGAACGGATCGAACGCGAGACCCCGGTGCCGCCCGCCGACGCCAGGGTCATCGACATCGCGGTGCTCGACATGCACCACGGGTGGCCGAACCTCGGCCACGACGCCATCGTCCACGCGCTGCAGACGGCCGTCTGCGACCTCCGACCGGCGCTCTCGGCGGCAGGGCTCAGCGTTCGCGCGCTGTCGTACGACGTCAGGCGCGGCCTTCGGATCCCCGAGCCGCCCGGCGGACGGCACGAGCTCTACCTGGGCACGGGCGGGCCGGGACACCTCGACCCGGCGATGAACGACGGCCGGCGCGAGGGCGCCCAGGGCATCGTCGAGGACGCGTCGTGGGAGGCCCCGTTGTTTGCCCTCTTCGACCGGATCCGCGCCGACGGCAGGGCAGCGCTCTTCGGCGTCTGTCACACCTTCGGCGTGATGTGTCGCTGGCTGGGCCTCGCCGTGCCGGTGCTGCGGGGGGACGTGAAGGGCGGCAAGAGCACCGGCATCGTCGAGAACATCCTCACGCCCGAGGCGCTCGCCCACCCGTGGTTCTCGCGGTTCGCGGCCGAGTTGCCCGATCACCGCCGCTTCCGCGTGCTCGACAGCCGGCTGTACGACCTGATCCCCGTCGGCGACTGGCGGAGCGACGATGTCGCGATCCTGGCCTACGAGACGCTTCGGGGCGGGCGGGTGCCGGGTGACGCCATCACGATGATCGAGGTGTCGCGGGATCCGGCCCAAGTCGTGCCACGGATCCTCGCGGCGAACCACCATCCCGAGATCGTGAATCGGGCGAGGCAGGTGACCATCCTCAGGCTGAAGAGGCGGCGCGGCC
The Acidobacteriota bacterium DNA segment above includes these coding regions:
- a CDS encoding rhodanese-like domain-containing protein, producing the protein MTRVALARAATTLAAGALLIAALAPVVARAQYRQPDNPAAVVRIAVVEFKKLVDAGQVVVIDVRGPAEYAAGHIPGAISVPLETVAARASTWKDSTKLVVTYCA
- a CDS encoding circularly permuted type 2 ATP-grasp protein, whose amino-acid sequence is MATGAAEAWHALLRTDVELSAAYWEALSADMRAARLTFGDRLHCPFLRPFFLGRADVHRVTRVAEAVARVGERVVDAAMDSPALLDDLGLSDAERVLAAIEPGYGTASTASRLDAFLLPDALSFAEYNAESPAGLGYSETLAEIFDALPVMARFRSDYDASFFRPSSQMLDALLESYRDWGGTADPPTIAIVDWRDVPTWTEFEILQARFEARGVPTLVCDPRELVFDGTTLAAEGRRIDLVYRRVLINDIVARPDETRALVDAYRARAACVANTLRCKIPHKKAFFAVLTDERYQHLFTIEERAMIAAHVPWTRLLRDGRTTAPGGVSIDLVDYVRRLRDDFVIKPNDEYGGSGVVLGWECDARAWDEAIARALADTSGVWVAQRKVRVRREVFPLVETPHRVAMRDMLVDLAPYLFRGRVGGFLTRLSATGLANVTSGGGQVPAFVVEPRQE